One part of the Arabidopsis thaliana chromosome 4, partial sequence genome encodes these proteins:
- a CDS encoding CAP (Cysteine-rich secretory proteins, Antigen 5, and Pathogenesis-related 1 protein) superfamily protein (CAP (Cysteine-rich secretory proteins, Antigen 5, and Pathogenesis-related 1 protein) superfamily protein; FUNCTIONS IN: molecular_function unknown; INVOLVED IN: biological_process unknown; LOCATED IN: endomembrane system, extracellular region; EXPRESSED IN: root; CONTAINS InterPro DOMAIN/s: Allergen V5/Tpx-1 related, conserved site (InterPro:IPR018244), Allergen V5/Tpx-1 related (InterPro:IPR001283), Ves allergen (InterPro:IPR002413), SCP-like extracellular (InterPro:IPR014044); BEST Arabidopsis thaliana protein match is: CAP (Cysteine-rich secretory proteins, Antigen 5, and Pathogenesis-related 1 protein) superfamily protein (TAIR:AT5G57625.1); Has 2975 Blast hits to 2877 proteins in 376 species: Archae - 0; Bacteria - 64; Metazoa - 1595; Fungi - 339; Plants - 887; Viruses - 0; Other Eukaryotes - 90 (source: NCBI BLink).), translating into MAFPSCVSVAITAMMLLVTCCHCATYQEQFMGPQNAARAHLRLKPLKWDAKLARYAQWWANQRRGDCALTHSNGPYGENLFWGSGNRWGPSQAAYGWLSEARSYNYRSNSCNSEMCGHYTQIVWKNTQKIGCAHVICNGGGGVFLTCNYDPPGNFLGRKPY; encoded by the coding sequence ATGGCTTTTCCTAGTTGTGTTTCGGTTGCAATCACGGCTATGATGCTACTTGTAACATGTTGTCATTGTGCAACATACCAAGAACAATTCATGGGTCCACAAAACGCAGCAAGAGCTCATTTAAGGCTCAAACCGCTAAAGTGGGACGCCAAATTGGCCCGTTACGCGCAATGGTGGGCTAACCAGAGACGCGGTGACTGCGCCTTGACCCATTCCAATGGACCCTATGGTGAGAATCTCTTTTGGGGCTCAGGCAATAGATGGGGTCCATCTCAAGCCGCCTATGGATGGTTGTCTGAAGCAAGGAGCTATAACTATAGATCTAACTCGTGCAACTCCGAGATGTGTGGCCATTACACACAAATCGTGTGGAAGAACACACAAAAGATTGGTTGCGCTCACGTGATCTGCAATGGCGGAGGAGGCGTATTCTTGACTTGCAATTATGATCCACCGGGGAATTTTCTTGGTAGGAAGCCTTATTGa